ATGAGATGTGGATAATAACATGGAACTGCCCCCCTCACAGAATTATGAGTAAAGTCCTTCCTAAATtgaattaaaagtattttattggAACTTTAAAAAGAACTACCACTGTCACTTCCAAGTAACTCCTTAATCCCCAAAGTAACAGTTGTCTCTCACAACAGAATTGGATGAGTAAACATATCAATTAACCCACTGACCAGAGATGACAAAATATGTTTTGATCTATAACTAGAGTCTACTACCTCTCTGCAGAGAAGAAAGGCATGCTTCAGGAAGAGTGCTTTGAAGTCACATTTAGTAACCATATTATTAGAATTCTAGTACCTTTCAatattacttttctttctatttttgtcttaATCTGTAAATTGtcttctggttctgatcatttcacttggcatcagttcatatgagtttTCCTGTTTCCccaaattctttgtatttgtcaTTTATATGGTGCAAAAATTCAATATGCCATCCCCAAATCAATGGGCACATAGTTTGCTTCCAGTATTTTGCTAACACAAAATGCTACtacaaatatttctgtttatattaTATGCCTTAAATACAAAAGTGTAATCAGTGGTTTGGaaggttcttttcttttgatcATTATACCTATTGTTTAGGTATAATTGTTCTTGTTctgtaattatattaatttcctaGTATCTTGAGTTGCAcacttttatcagagatatttgctttAAGGTTTTTCATTCCCCGATTTATGGTTTCTCTTCTaattcattctgaatttattttctccatgtcaTAGCTTTCCAATTTTATATAGTTAAAGCCATCTCTTTTATCTCTTATGAATACTTCTGAAATTCCTCCTTTGACTAAGAATTCATAGTTGTAAACGGCAGCTCCTTCCATGTGTCTCTATTTTTGTAGGGttcagagatagaaggtcctgggttcaaatccagtctcagacactttctagctgtgtgaccctgggaaagtcacttaaccccaattgcctagcccttactgctcttctgccttgcaactgatacttagtgccaattctaagacagaaggtgaaggttttttaaaaaagaaaataatggattttgaTTTGGAGGACCTGGTGTGAAATCCTGGTTTTGGTGTTTCTTATCCAAGTGATCTTAGGACAGTTACCTGTTTTCTCTggaactcattttcctcatctagaaagtgAAGGAGttgggcttgggggggggggggcagggaggttCTAAAGTCACTGCTAGCTCCACATCCTATTATCTTCccttcattttgactttaccttccCTTTGTCAGGAGGTGATGCTTCATCCGTGGTGCTCAAATTATGACTTGTCAGCACATTGATCAGTTTTCCTATCTTTCAAAGTTTTAtgaataatattgttattataaaaCGTGTTCCCCTGGATCTATTCATTCTGCTCCCCATCACTCCTTGCAggtctttctaattttttcttaggtcattccttcttcctttcttatggTACAACTATTTTCCATTACTTTCAgtcatttttgttcagtcattttccaacaTGTAGGctctccattattattattattactgctatACAAAGCACTCTGAGCAATCTTTTGAAGGaggtgagagaagagaaggagaagcagGGTTGGGATTTGACGTTCTAAGGGAAAGGAGTCTTTCTCGGTCAGAGTCCTTGGTTGGATGGATGACAGTACGGTTTGTGCTGACGTTCTTGAGGTCCCGGGCTGGAGGCGAAGGGTGGAGTTGTGGTCTAGACCTGGTCTCATGGATGTGATGTGGACTTTTGGGGTTGAGGTGGGCAGGTATCTTACAAGGCCACTtcccagttctttttctagataaaGATGCCCCTGGAACAACAATTGTGAGGGCTAACAGAGCAAGGACCCAGTGTGGCTGAGGCCAGGATGAAGGAAAATGAAGTGGACGTTCAGGTGGCCCATTTCACAGTGGACAACCAGGACATCTCCCTCTGGCCCCGAGGTGAGTCCAGGGGAATCGGCTGTTTTCCTGGATAGACAGACATTCCACGTTCCCCTTCTCTTGTCCATTCCTGGGTTTGATCTCCTTCCCTAATTAACTTGTATTGACTTATATTTATCTGCATATTCTTCCCCGTGTACGTTTGGCTCAGTCAAGAAGTTATAGAATGCTTTCTGTGTCAGGCACCATCAAGTACTGGGAATGTAAAGAAAGGCAACTGATCTCCCAGTAGAATGTCAATTCTGAGAGTAAGGATTGCTTgcatttgtatccttagcacctagcatagtgcctgacaaatcgaaacatttaataaatgctcattaactgACTGACCCAAATTTGGACTTGGTTCTTTCATGGAATATCTTGTTTTCTTCTCCTGCAGACTCTCCTCCAAAGAAGGAGTCATCGATATCCCTGAGGACCCTTACCTCTGTCCATGTGGTTATTATTCTAATGGCTCTGGTCCTGGCTGCCTTCCTCTTGGCCATGGCCATTCTCTGTAAGTTCATGACTTTGATTTCCCCTGATTCAAGGAAGGGAAAAGCTTCTTTCTCACATGTTCACAGATGGAGTTCCTCCTCCACCCCACTTGGGCTGTGCCTTATTCTTAGCAACTATCCTCTCCCAGCACTGTGTTTCCCCTTCCTCTGTTCGTACTTCCTCCTCCTCAGGGTTCCTTTCCCAGGTCTGCCCAACTTTGGAGCTCCCACTGCTCATCTGgcccactacaaaaaaaaaaatcatgagattGAGAGGGCACTAGTCACTATCcagtcttttattttacagatgaggaaactgaggcccagagtgacACCCTTGTCCTCTATCTCTAAATTGCCCTAAATCTACTTTTCCTATTCCTCCAGACCCTTCCTGCAGTCCCTTGCTTCCCCTTCTTATGGCTCTTTCACCAGGTCTCCCTCCCAAAACAATGTGAAATCAGGATTCACTAGTGTACCCTCATTTTTGGTTCCTACTCCATGTGTGTCTTATACTCTATTCCCTAGATTCTCTCCTGGTACTACCTCTTAGCATTTGGGAACTTGCCTATGACCTTCTAGTGGTCTTCCTCTTATCAACCCCCTGTATTAATTATCCCTTTGTATGACCCTTTCTAGTATGTAATTTAGGCTCTGGATACGGGCTATAATAGAAAAAATCACTCTCTTTGaggtcaaaggatctgggttcaaatcccacttctgatactacctgagtgactttgggcaagcctcaattcttcatctgtaaaatgaagggattggactagatgggctAATTCTCCTACTGATCCTGTATTCTCCTCCTCTCCAGACCCCCAGTTACTGGGCAAGATAGATGATGTCAAGACCTCTGTCCACATGCTCAAAGGCCGTGCGGAGAATGTCAGTGTCTTTCTACGTTCTGAGATCAGGAAGTTGAGAAACAAGTTGGAAGATTCCCATACTGAGCTCCAGATGTTAAATGGCACCTTGAGGGTTTCAAATGCTCAGATCCAGCTGCTGAATTCTAAGTTGAAGAATGCCAATAATCAGCTTCAAACATTAATGAGAGGTTGGCAAGAACTTGATGACTTAAACTCTCAGATTCCAATGCTGAAACAGGATTTGGCAAAAACTGGGGAACTCAAGACGAAAGTTGAACAGCTGAGGAAAGACCTTcagaccctgggcacatcactgtCACGGCAACGTAAGTGAGCAGTGGACTGGACATGTGGATGAGAGGACAGGGTGGAAGGCATGGAAGGGAGGGGCTACTCCTGAAGCCTCAGAGAGAAGGACATGGAGGAAGTTGGGTCTAGTGCGAATAGAATTCCTATAGTAGTTCCCTAGAGGGAGAAAAAGACACACATAGAGGGGATATAAACCCTGCTACTGGGGAAATAGAACTCCTCACTGGGGTTGTAGAAGGTTCAGGGATCCTTCAGATGATGAGAccttgttggggaaaaaaaaaagatggcatcTAGACTGTGACCTTGGAGATGAAAGTTACAGAGAACTCATCTGGTCTTTATTAGCCCCAGCTGCCATATTAATTAGATCCTTGAACCCAtgatcccccagaagtccttcagtatttcccagaattttgtggcagagagaggagaggaattctgggaaatactgaaggacttctgggggatcaAGGGTTCAAGGGTCTAATTAATACACTGTTTTATGCCATACATCAGATGAATCATGGACTATCACTTGGTGCCTATATGAATAGCTAAGTATAATATCTCTCTTCCAGTCCTAACATCTGGTCTCTGCCattgacttgctgtgtgaccttgagcaattctCAGCATTGCAGAATCTCAGtggtggaagggacctcagaattaGTCCAGCCTAACTCACATCTGAACAAGAACCCCCCAACAAACCTTGGATTTTTGagtctgaagacctgggttcaaatcctgatttagtTCTTTACTACCTGCATGActgtggtcaagtcatttaatctctctgggcttcaggttcctcacaaaatgaaggagttagacttgaggctctctaaagttcctttggactctaaatctataatcccatGATCTCCAAGAGGGAATCCTCTAGCTCCTGAGGCAGCCAATTCCACTTTCAGATAGTTTTAAGTCTTAggaatattttcttcatattaagCTAAatttagaggcagttaggtgggtCAGTCACTAGAGCACCagatctagagacaagaggtcctgggttcaaatgtggccacagatacttcctggctgtgtgaccctgggcaaatcacttaaccccaattgtctagcccttaccactcttctgccttggaactaatacttaatattgatcttctgtaaggttttttaaaatctaagtcTAGATTGACTAGTTTCAGTTTCTAGCTATTGCTTCTTGTTCTACACTCCTAAATTATCCCCCCCCCAAGATTTAAAAATCGAATCCCTTTTCCATGcaacagcctttcaaatactaaAGACAGCAATCCTGTTAGCCTTGTCTTCTCTGGCTAATCTTCTCCAGCTTCTTCAATCAGTCCTCAAAGGATCCTAGTTGTTTTCCTTTCAATACTTTTCAGTTTATCAAAGTTTTTCCTAGAATTTGGTGCTCAGAGTCaaacacaatactccagataTAGTTTGATTAATCaggacttgggtttaaaatctttccttagcTATGTATtaattgtatgactctgggcaagtcaccctatctctgggtctcaattcatctgtaaaataataatagccagcatttacatCATATTTTTATCTTCAGTAGCATCTTCCTAGTAGccatttttattctgttctttccAGTCCAAAGGTCCTATCCCTCctttaatatttctctaaaacaGAGTTTAGAAGCATTTCCACCCACCACTCTTTTTGCTGTCCTTAGATTTTCTTGCCAGTTTCAACTCTGACTTTGACATATTCATTTCCTGGTAGtagcctttctttcttctcctgccTTTATTCTCATGTCTTTATTCAAACTTAGGTAGGTTAATGTACAAAGATCTCATTAGGCAAGCCTTCCTTTCCCACCCCATCAGAATTGTTTCTCTATATTTTCAGAATTTCACTTTTGAAAATGTCTCATCCTTCCGGGAATGACTTCCCTTATGGAATTTAGGTCACATGATGTTTAACTAGGTTTtctctgaaccctttgaaatGTGCTATTCTATCAGTGAATGTTAGACTATATTTGGCTTTCTTCTGTCACAAATTCCAGTATGGAATGGTCATTTCTCCTCAAGAAATCCCATTTCCACTACAGTAATTTGTTCCTTCTTGTAAACGAGAATGAGATATAAAAGAACTGAAGTTCCcattattcatttctccttttaaaagataaaattatttcttctctaattgctatcgctagcatttctagaacaatattaaataatggaggtgataatgggcatccttgcttagatgatacttgctaatggtgttaaatatatactgtttattattttgaggagttgcccttctattcctatactttctagtgttttcaataggagtgggtgttgtattttgtcaaaggctttttctgcatctattgagataatcatgtgatttctgttggttttgttgttgatatggtcagttatgtggatggtttccctaatattaagctatccctgcattcctggtataaatctcacctgatcttagtgaataatcctcgtgatcacttgctggaatctttttgctaatattctatttaagattttttaaggagattggtctgcagttttctttctctgtttttggtctgcctggctttggaatcaataccatatttgtctcataaaaggagtttggtaaaactctttcattacttattttgtcaaataatttgtataatattgggattggttgttctttaaatgtttgatagaattcacttgtgaatccatctggtgcTGGGGATTTTCTCTTAAGAAGTTCCttgttggcttgttcaatttctttttctgagatggaattacttaagtattctatttcctattttgttaatctaggcaatttatattttcttaaatattcatctatttcacctagattgtcatgtttattgccatataattgagcaaagtgattcttaataattaccttaatttcctcttcattagaggcaaGATCACTCTTTTcatctgttaatttgattctcttctttctttatttttaattatattaacaaGTACCttacctattttatttattttccaaagtaccagctcttagtcatgtttattagttcaatagttcttttacttccaatttaattaatttctcctttaatttttaggatttccaatttagtttttatatgggaattttttttctaatcttttaagttgcaagcccaattcattgatctcctccctctttattttgttggtataggcactcagCGATATAAATgttcccaagtactgctttggctgtatcccatagattttgatatgatgtctccttattgtcattgtctttaatgaaatctgtacttgtttctatgatttcttctttaacccactgattttgaagaattagattatttagtttccaattaactttaaattttcctttccatggaaccttgttatttataatttttactgcattatgatctgaaaaagtggcatttattttttctgcatttgtttgcaatatttctatgccctagtacatggtcagtctttgtatatgtaccaggTACTGCTGAGAAGacagtatattcctttctatccctgttcagttttctccagatatctattaactctaatttttctggcatttcatttacttcccttacttttttcttatttattttttggttcaatttcaCTAGTCCTGAAAGAGGATGGTTGAGATGCCCCattagtatggtcttactatttctttcttgagtttctccaatttttcctctagAAATCTAGATgtcataccatttggtgcataaatgtttagtattgatattacttcattgtttatagtaccttctagcaaaatgtaatttccttccttatctcttttaatcaa
This DNA window, taken from Monodelphis domestica isolate mMonDom1 chromosome 6, mMonDom1.pri, whole genome shotgun sequence, encodes the following:
- the LOC100025785 gene encoding C-type lectin domain family 4 member K, with translation MKENEVDVQVAHFTVDNQDISLWPRDSPPKKESSISLRTLTSVHVVIILMALVLAAFLLAMAILYPQLLGKIDDVKTSVHMLKGRAENVSVFLRSEIRKLRNKLEDSHTELQMLNGTLRVSNAQIQLLNSKLKNANNQLQTLMRGWQELDDLNSQIPMLKQDLAKTGELKTKVEQLRKDLQTLGTSLSRQRYILEMASQDWKYFQGNFYYFSTKRKSWYSAEQFCTTRDSHLTSVTSAKEQEFLYKTAAGISYWIGLTKTGSSGTWHWIDGTLYIERENARFWAKGEPNNGYGNEHCVNLEKSSLMSWNDVNCDGELQFICKKNPKPLEMDQLD